Proteins from one Gossypium raimondii isolate GPD5lz chromosome 8, ASM2569854v1, whole genome shotgun sequence genomic window:
- the LOC105791484 gene encoding boron transporter 1 codes for MEETFVPLRGIKNDLRGRLMCYKQDWTGGFKAGFRILAPTTYIFFASAIPVISFGEQLERNTDGVLTAVQTLASTALCGIIHSIIGGQPLLILGVAEPTVIMYTFMFNFVKDVPDLGRDLFLAWSGWVCVWTAALLFLLSILGACSIINRFTRVAGELFGLLIAMLFMQQAIKGIVEEFRIPQHENPKLTEFTPSWRFANGMFALVLSFGLLFSALRSRKARSWRYGTGWLRSFIADYGVPFMVLVWTAASYIPSASVPKGVPRRLFSPNPWSPGAYENWTVIKDMLNVPVVYIIGAFIPATMIAVLYYFDHSVASQLAQQKEFNLRKPSCYHYDLLLLGFLTLLCGLIGIPPANGVIPQSPMHTKSLATLKHQLLRNRLVATARKCIRKNASLGQLYGNMQEAYQQMQTPLVYQEPSARGLHELKESTVQAATCTGNIDAPIDETLFDIEKEIDDLLPVEVKEQRLSNLLQATMVGGCVAAMPILKMIPTSVLWGYFAFMAIESLPGNQFWERILLLFTAPSRRYKVLEQQHATFVETVPFKTIAMFTIFQTAYLLVCFGLTWIPIAGVMFPLMIMLLVPVRQYVLPKFFKGAHLYDLDAAEYEEAPALPYNLATETELGQGAAYAGDSEILDEVITRSRGEFRHTCSPKITSSTATPANGPRSHQSPRLSCNSPRLNELKGERSPRASGNGSHSPRTGELKPSNLGKSPLNRGSN; via the exons ATGGAGGAGACCTTTGTGCCTTTACGAGGCATCAAAAATGACCTCAGAGGCAGATTGATGTGTTACAAACAAGACTGGACTGGTGGCTTTAAAGCAGGCTTcag GATTCTGGCTCCCACCACTTACATTTTCTTCGCCTCTGCCATTCCCGTCATTtcatttggtgaacaactcgAGAGAAATACCG ATGGAGTGCTCACAGCAGTTCAAACCTTAGCATCTACAGCACTTTGTGGGATCATACACTCGATAATCGGAGGTCAACCTTTGCTGATACTAGGAGTTGCTGAGCCAACTGTCATCATGTATACATTCATGTTCAACTTTGTCAAAGACGTACCTGATTTGGGTCGGGACCTATTTCTAGCTTGGTCTGGATG GGTATGTGTGTGGACTGCAGCCTTGCTGTTCTTACTGTCTATCTTGGGAGCATGTTCCATTATCAACAGGTTTACCCGTGTGGCAGGCGAATTGTTCGGTCTGCTTATAGCTATGCTGTTTATGCAGCAAGCCATCAAA GGCATTGTGGAAGAGTTCCGAATTCCACAAcacgaaaatcccaaactcacAGAGTTTACACCTTCATGGAGGTTTGCCAATGGGATGTTTGCTCTGGTTTTGTCATTTGGCCTTCTTTTTTCGGCATTAAGAAGCCGAAAAGCAAGGTCTTGGCGCTACGGGACTG GTTGGCTTAGAAGCTTTATAGCAGACTATGGTGTGCCATTTATGGTACTTGTGTGGACAGCAGCGTCTTACATACCATCCGCAAGTGTTCCGAAAGGAGTCCCACGTCGTCTCTTCAGCCCGAATCCCTGGTCCCCTGGTGCTTATGAAAATTGGACAGTTATCAAG GACATGCTAAATGTTCCAGTTGTGTATATCATTGGAGCTTTCATTCCAGCCACAATGATTGCAGTGCTTTATTACTTTGACCATAGCGTAGCATCTCAGCTTGCTCAGCAGAAAGAGTTTAATTTGAGAAAACCATCTTGTTACCATTATGACTTACTTCTTTTGGGATTCTTG ACATTGTTATGTGGTCTTATCGGCATCCCTCCGGCAAATGGGGTCATTCCACAATCACCGATGCATACCAAGAGCTTGGCTACCCTCAAACATCAA CTTCTTCGTAATCGACTGGTTGCAACAGCACGCAAATGTATAAGAAAGAATGCTAGCTTGGGACAATTGTATGGAAATATGCAAGAAGCCTATCAGCAAATGCAGACCCCTTTAGTTTACCAGGAGCCTTCAGCTAGA GGACTACATGAACTAAAAGAATCAACCGTTCAAGCTGCTACGTGTACAGGCAACATCGATGCCCCTATTGACGAAACTTTGTTTGATATCGAGAAAGAGATTGATGATCTATTGCCTGTTGAAGTAAAAGAACAGCGTCTCAGCAACTTGCTTCAAGCCACCATGGTAGGAGGATGTGTTGCAGCAATGCCTATCCTTAAAATGATCCCGACTTCAGTCCTCTGGGGCTACTTCGCATTCATGGCTATCGAAAGCTTACCGGGTAACCAATTTTGGGAAAGGATCTTATTGCTCTTCACTGCACCAAGCAGAAGATACAA GGTCCTTGAGCAGCAACATGCAACCTTTGTGGAAACTGTTCCATTCAAGACTATTGCAATGTTCACCATTTTCCAAACGGCGTATCTGCTCGTATGTTTCGGTCTAACCTGGATTCCGATCGCCGGGGTTATGTTTCCTTTAATGATCATGCTTTTAGTACCAGTAAGACAATACGTCCTGCCCAAGTTTTTCAAAGGGGCGCATCTTTATGACTTGGATGCCGCAGAGTATGAAGAGGCACCCGCTTTGCCATATAATCTTGCCACA GAGACAGAGCTGGGACAAGGAGCAGCCTATGCAGGGGACAGTGAGATATTAGATGAAGTTATTACAAGAAGCCGGGGTGAATTCAGACATACTTGCAGTCCTAAAATCACAagctccactgcaacgccaGCAAATGGCCCGAGAAGCCATCAAAGCCCGCGGCTCTCATGTAATAGCCCTCGTCTGAATGAGCTGAAAGGAGAGAGAAGCCCTCGGGCTAGTGGAAATGGATCACACAGTCCAAGGACTGGGGAGCTGAAACCATCTAATCTGGGGAAAAGTCCTCTTAACCGAGGATCGAATTAG